In Cyprinus carpio isolate SPL01 chromosome B16, ASM1834038v1, whole genome shotgun sequence, the following are encoded in one genomic region:
- the fbxo43 gene encoding F-box only protein 43 isoform X2, with the protein MEVKSGIHRTCGSTSSNNEPKREAAVSLAWCETPKLIRKDASLRRRLLVSRSSSEATPGDVSRDQLTRESFDSPDVSPTGPLSYSTLKTDDFVFSCRKRRLLFSQAVTSTLETGRSGVRMSPMALAEPDLDESIIAGLPSSPQTDDFTPLTSKAFRSPVRAGKTVLDTSLLTPASEDSGFSSLGLDKSHDSSVDHDGSFQELVLPASSCGKDKRRSRLERQRRLSTLREGGSQSEDGPKSQRMEPRTSKDEVFLDGTPLSAATLMMQELSLTPALQLVHAISLQQTSLEELLRDGPVETSLPLSGLIGRKMGLDKVDVIAELRMRNLRHVLAVILSVLSAADLYRFGQVSDDWNDVISEDKKAAHRRRSHIRELKITLEGGRPAHVPDADTRSALACRSALGSVQAQARTPHTHTPRTPTPSSGRQCSSKRMQFLQLAESL; encoded by the exons ATGGAGGTGAAGTCTGGAATACATCGGACCTGCGGCTCCACCAGCTCGAATAACGAGCCAAAGCGGGAAGCTGCCGTATCGTTAGCCTGGTGCGAGACTCCGAAGTTGATCAGGAAGGATGCATCGCTCCGCCGGCGGCTGCTCGTGTCTCGATCCTCGTCCGAAGCGACGCCTGGAGACGTCTCCAGAGATCAGCTGACCCGCGAGAGCTTCGACTCTCCAGATGTCAGCCCGACCGGGCCTTTGTCTTACAGCACTTTAAAAACAGACGACTTCGTGTTCTCCTGCCGGAAGCGCCGTCTCCTGTTCTCGCAGGCCGTCACGTCCACGCTGGAGACCGGCAGGAGCGGCGTTCGTATGAGCCCGATGGCCCTCGCTGAACCGGATCTGGATGAAAGCATCATAGCCGGTCTTCCCAGCTCGCCGCAAACTGATGACTTCACACCGCTGACCTCAAAGGCCTTCCGGTCGCCTGTGAGAGCGGGAAAGACTGTCCTGGACACGTCCTTGCTCACGCCCGCCTCCGAGGACAGCGGCTTCAGCTCTTTGGGTCTGGATAAATCGCACGACTCCTCGGTGGACCACGACGGCTCCTTCCAGGAGCTGGTGCTGCCGGCGAGCTCGTGCGGGAAAGACAAGAGACGCTCGAGGCTGGAGAGACAGCGCAGACTGTCCACGCTCCGAGAGGGAGGCTCGCAGTCAGAGGACGGGCCCAAGAGCCAGCGGATGGAGCCGCGCACCAGTAAAGACGAGGTGTTTTTGGACGGGACGCCGCTGAGCGCCGCCACGCTGATGATGCAGGAGCTGTCTCTGACTCCGGCACTGCAGCTCGTCCACGCCATTAGCCTTCAGCAGACCAGTTTAGAGGAGCTGCTCCGAGACGGGCCCGTCGAAACCAGCCTGCCGCTCTCGGGACTCATCGGACGCAAAATGGGGCTAGACAAGGTGGACGTCATTGCAGAGCTGAGGATGAGAAACCTGAGACACGTGCTAGCGGTTATCTTGAGTGTCCTGTCTGCAGCTGACCTCTACAG GTTTGGCCAGGTGTCTGATGACTGGAACGACGTCATCTCCGAAGATAAGAAAGCTGCTCACAGGAGAAGAAGCCACATCAGAGAGCTCAAGATCACACTGGAG gGTGGCAGACCGGCTCATGTTCCGGATGCGGACACCAGGTCAGCGCTGGCATGCCGATCGGCTCTGGGCAGCGTACAGGCTCAGGCCCGGacgcctcacacacacacgccccgCACTCCGACCCCGAGCAGCGGCCGGCAGTGCAGCTCCAAACGCATGCAGTTCCTGCAG CTTGCAGAAAGCCTGTAA
- the fbxo43 gene encoding F-box only protein 43 isoform X3 produces MEVKSGIHRTCGSTSSNNEPKREAAVSLAWCETPKLIRKDASLRRRLLVSRSSSEATPGDVSRDQLTRESFDSPDVSPTGPLSYSTLKTDDFVFSCRKRRLLFSQAVTSTLETGRSGVRMSPMALAEPDLDESIIAGLPSSPQTDDFTPLTSKAFRSPVRAGKTVLDTSLLTPASEDSGFSSLGLDKSHDSSVDHDGSFQELVLPASSCGKDKRRSRLERQRRLSTLREGGSQSEDGPKSQRMEPRTSKDEVFLDGTPLSAATLMMQELSLTPALQLVHAISLQQTSLEELLRDGPVETSLPLSGLIGRKMGLDKVDVIAELRMRNLRHVLAVILSVLSAADLYRFGQVSDDWNDVISEDKKAAHRRRSHIRELKITLEI; encoded by the exons ATGGAGGTGAAGTCTGGAATACATCGGACCTGCGGCTCCACCAGCTCGAATAACGAGCCAAAGCGGGAAGCTGCCGTATCGTTAGCCTGGTGCGAGACTCCGAAGTTGATCAGGAAGGATGCATCGCTCCGCCGGCGGCTGCTCGTGTCTCGATCCTCGTCCGAAGCGACGCCTGGAGACGTCTCCAGAGATCAGCTGACCCGCGAGAGCTTCGACTCTCCAGATGTCAGCCCGACCGGGCCTTTGTCTTACAGCACTTTAAAAACAGACGACTTCGTGTTCTCCTGCCGGAAGCGCCGTCTCCTGTTCTCGCAGGCCGTCACGTCCACGCTGGAGACCGGCAGGAGCGGCGTTCGTATGAGCCCGATGGCCCTCGCTGAACCGGATCTGGATGAAAGCATCATAGCCGGTCTTCCCAGCTCGCCGCAAACTGATGACTTCACACCGCTGACCTCAAAGGCCTTCCGGTCGCCTGTGAGAGCGGGAAAGACTGTCCTGGACACGTCCTTGCTCACGCCCGCCTCCGAGGACAGCGGCTTCAGCTCTTTGGGTCTGGATAAATCGCACGACTCCTCGGTGGACCACGACGGCTCCTTCCAGGAGCTGGTGCTGCCGGCGAGCTCGTGCGGGAAAGACAAGAGACGCTCGAGGCTGGAGAGACAGCGCAGACTGTCCACGCTCCGAGAGGGAGGCTCGCAGTCAGAGGACGGGCCCAAGAGCCAGCGGATGGAGCCGCGCACCAGTAAAGACGAGGTGTTTTTGGACGGGACGCCGCTGAGCGCCGCCACGCTGATGATGCAGGAGCTGTCTCTGACTCCGGCACTGCAGCTCGTCCACGCCATTAGCCTTCAGCAGACCAGTTTAGAGGAGCTGCTCCGAGACGGGCCCGTCGAAACCAGCCTGCCGCTCTCGGGACTCATCGGACGCAAAATGGGGCTAGACAAGGTGGACGTCATTGCAGAGCTGAGGATGAGAAACCTGAGACACGTGCTAGCGGTTATCTTGAGTGTCCTGTCTGCAGCTGACCTCTACAG GTTTGGCCAGGTGTCTGATGACTGGAACGACGTCATCTCCGAAGATAAGAAAGCTGCTCACAGGAGAAGAAGCCACATCAGAGAGCTCAAGATCACACTGGAG ATCTGA
- the fbxo43 gene encoding F-box only protein 43 isoform X1, translating into MEVKSGIHRTCGSTSSNNEPKREAAVSLAWCETPKLIRKDASLRRRLLVSRSSSEATPGDVSRDQLTRESFDSPDVSPTGPLSYSTLKTDDFVFSCRKRRLLFSQAVTSTLETGRSGVRMSPMALAEPDLDESIIAGLPSSPQTDDFTPLTSKAFRSPVRAGKTVLDTSLLTPASEDSGFSSLGLDKSHDSSVDHDGSFQELVLPASSCGKDKRRSRLERQRRLSTLREGGSQSEDGPKSQRMEPRTSKDEVFLDGTPLSAATLMMQELSLTPALQLVHAISLQQTSLEELLRDGPVETSLPLSGLIGRKMGLDKVDVIAELRMRNLRHVLAVILSVLSAADLYRFGQVSDDWNDVISEDKKAAHRRRSHIRELKITLEGGRPAHVPDADTRSALACRSALGSVQAQARTPHTHTPRTPTPSSGRQCSSKRMQFLQAAETLLSDEYLKPCPRCQHPARCHALRGEGLCSWSDCSFRFCTACSCAVHGSRDCAHLSAKRRSKRDVLPGSAQSKRNVRRL; encoded by the exons ATGGAGGTGAAGTCTGGAATACATCGGACCTGCGGCTCCACCAGCTCGAATAACGAGCCAAAGCGGGAAGCTGCCGTATCGTTAGCCTGGTGCGAGACTCCGAAGTTGATCAGGAAGGATGCATCGCTCCGCCGGCGGCTGCTCGTGTCTCGATCCTCGTCCGAAGCGACGCCTGGAGACGTCTCCAGAGATCAGCTGACCCGCGAGAGCTTCGACTCTCCAGATGTCAGCCCGACCGGGCCTTTGTCTTACAGCACTTTAAAAACAGACGACTTCGTGTTCTCCTGCCGGAAGCGCCGTCTCCTGTTCTCGCAGGCCGTCACGTCCACGCTGGAGACCGGCAGGAGCGGCGTTCGTATGAGCCCGATGGCCCTCGCTGAACCGGATCTGGATGAAAGCATCATAGCCGGTCTTCCCAGCTCGCCGCAAACTGATGACTTCACACCGCTGACCTCAAAGGCCTTCCGGTCGCCTGTGAGAGCGGGAAAGACTGTCCTGGACACGTCCTTGCTCACGCCCGCCTCCGAGGACAGCGGCTTCAGCTCTTTGGGTCTGGATAAATCGCACGACTCCTCGGTGGACCACGACGGCTCCTTCCAGGAGCTGGTGCTGCCGGCGAGCTCGTGCGGGAAAGACAAGAGACGCTCGAGGCTGGAGAGACAGCGCAGACTGTCCACGCTCCGAGAGGGAGGCTCGCAGTCAGAGGACGGGCCCAAGAGCCAGCGGATGGAGCCGCGCACCAGTAAAGACGAGGTGTTTTTGGACGGGACGCCGCTGAGCGCCGCCACGCTGATGATGCAGGAGCTGTCTCTGACTCCGGCACTGCAGCTCGTCCACGCCATTAGCCTTCAGCAGACCAGTTTAGAGGAGCTGCTCCGAGACGGGCCCGTCGAAACCAGCCTGCCGCTCTCGGGACTCATCGGACGCAAAATGGGGCTAGACAAGGTGGACGTCATTGCAGAGCTGAGGATGAGAAACCTGAGACACGTGCTAGCGGTTATCTTGAGTGTCCTGTCTGCAGCTGACCTCTACAG GTTTGGCCAGGTGTCTGATGACTGGAACGACGTCATCTCCGAAGATAAGAAAGCTGCTCACAGGAGAAGAAGCCACATCAGAGAGCTCAAGATCACACTGGAG gGTGGCAGACCGGCTCATGTTCCGGATGCGGACACCAGGTCAGCGCTGGCATGCCGATCGGCTCTGGGCAGCGTACAGGCTCAGGCCCGGacgcctcacacacacacgccccgCACTCCGACCCCGAGCAGCGGCCGGCAGTGCAGCTCCAAACGCATGCAGTTCCTGCAG GCGGCCGAGACTCTGTTGAGTGACGAGTATCTGAAGCCGTGTCCACGCTGTCAGCATCCGGCCCGCTGTCACGCTCTGCGCGGCGAGGGTCTGTGCAGCTGGAGTGACTGCAGCTTCCGCTTCTGCACGGCGTGCTCCTGCGCAGTCCACGGATCCAGAGACTGCGCACACCTGTCTGCCAAACGCCGGAGCAAGAGAGACGTGCTGCCCGGGAGCGCGCAGAGCAAACGCAACGTCCGGCGGctctga